Proteins encoded together in one Triticum dicoccoides isolate Atlit2015 ecotype Zavitan chromosome 7B, WEW_v2.0, whole genome shotgun sequence window:
- the LOC119338127 gene encoding protein ENHANCED DISEASE RESISTANCE 2-like → MACSDGEAEHQWIQNVKSGGAVPCLPPENCPNGWATPPGDTFMVRGPEYFATKAKIPGGEYLLKPLGVDWIKGPVKICEVLKNRNHRVRKAIDEEVSHGNKPFVWAFNLQLPSKENYSAIFYFVSLEPAPEGSLMDQFLKGDDALRKSRLKLIANIVKGPWIVRKAVGEQAICILGRALSCKYVEGSNFIEVDVDIGSSIVANAIVHLAFGYVATLTIDLAFVIESQAESELPERLLGAVRFSELSPGSAGVYEVPSEEQQEIAPILPSRLWRSFSQLLQNPGNSMQPSPSSENTNGNFHKEDAGNSDN, encoded by the exons ATGGCTTGTTCTGATGGTGAGGCTGAGCACCAATGGATACAGAATGTCAAGTCAGGAGGAGCAGTTCCTTGTCTACCGCCCGAAAACTGTCCTAATGGTTGGGCTACTCCTCCTGGTGACACTTTTATGGTCAGAGGCCCAGAATATTTTGCAACCAAGGCAAAAATACCTGGTGGGGAGTATCTTCTGAAGCCTCTTGGAGTTGATTGGATCAAAGGCCCAGTAAAAATCTGTGAGGTCCTGAAAAACAGGAACCATCGTGTGAGGAAAGCCATCGATGAGGAGGTTTCTCACGGCAATAAACCTTTTGTCTGGGCCTTCAACTTGCAACTTCCCAGCAAGGAGAACTACAGCGCGATATTTTACTTTGTCTCACTGGAACCTGCACCCGAGGGCTCGCTGATGGATCAATTCCTTAAAGGGGATGATGCTCTCCGTAAATCCAGGCTTAAACTGATAGCAAACATAGTTAAGGGTCCCTGGATTGTCCGAAAAGCTGTGGGTGAACAAGCCATCTGCATACTTGGCAGAGCACTTTCGTGCAAGTATGTCGAGGGATCAAACTTCATCGAAGTTGATGTGGATATTGGGTCTTCCATAGTTGCAAATGCAATTGTTCATCTGGCATTTGGTTACGTGGCGACACTGACTATAGATTTAGCATTTGTTATTGAGAGTCAAGCTGAATCAGAGCTCCCCGAGAGACTTCTTGGAGCTGTAAGGTTCTCTGAGTTGAGTCCGGGATCAGCTGGTGTGTATGAAGTGCCATCTGAAGAGCAGCAGGAAATTGCTCCAATTCTGCCTTCAAGATTATGGCGGAGTTTTTCCCAACTGCTACAGAACCCAGGCAACTCAATGCAGCCGTCGCCTAGCTCAGAAAACACTAACGGAAACTTTCACAAAGAAGATGCTGGTAACAGCGATAATTG A